GCAATGTATGACTAAAGAAATTTCAGCCATCTTTCTTTATCTGTTAACAATCTCCAATATCTAGATCTTATTCTGCACAAACATGAGATAAGATTGGCAGATGATAGTAAGAAAGTAAAGAAACAAAGTTAAACTTAAAAACCACAATTCATCTTTCTACTCAATATCATATCCATGTTCCACTCAAACCTCATTGAATTTCAAATGTTTTAGCAGCAATGTGTAAAATTAAGAACATGATACAGTTCATTTGAATATCAGAATTCCAGATATATATGCCAAAGAAACCTACCATGTTGGAATTAGAATACAAAGTTAAAGTTATTATTAAGGAGGACTATCTATAACATTGATAGACACTCGATTTACTGTGGCGAATCGCATCTGCTGGTCCGGAGCTCTGCTCCTCTTAAACATTGGCTCCATTGATAGTGAAGGAGAGATCAAAGATGCTGCTGTCCATGAATCATTTGAGCTGTCACAACTGAATGATGCATCAATTACACCCCCGGGGCTACTTGGTTCGGATATCCGTTTGCGTTTTTGGCAAACATTGTAAATGCCTTCATGATTCAAAACCAATTGTTTCACTATGTGTTTGTAGCACTCATTCACTTGTTCCTGCAGGATCACCACCACCATAAATTCTCCAATCGGTTCAAATAGTCTAAACTTATCTTATTTAACCTTTATTTATTACAGGGTACTTTAATAACTAAATGGTTTTGGTAGTTTTTGgctaatatttattttttgttaccAAACATTTCTGATTCCTCAATTACTCACCAAATCCTTAGTTATATTTGAGAAATTAACAATTGAAGTTAACCAAGAACACAAACCTCACTAGTCTTGAGTAACCCCATGAGTTGATTTATGTATTCCATTGCATTTATCGGTTCAATCTCTTTAATAACATGGATCATGGTAGCAGCAGCCAATGTAGAAGGGAGATAACCCATGAACCTTGAATCTGAATAGAATGATAATAAGTATATGAATGTGAATGTGAATATAATTAATAGAAAAGGGTGTAGCATAAATAAATGCTTACTGGGAATGACAGAAAGAAGAACACGCTGGCACCTCCATAAGAACTCCCAATGCAAACCAATCCTTCTAACAATGTGTTCAAAGAAGGAAATTGGGGTGACAGGGTTCATCCTCCATTGGAGTGTAGACAACACAAGAAGCTCCATTCTCTGAACAGTCTTGGCTTCGAACAAGAACTTGGGTTCCTCCAcctatgaataaaataaaaccccaggttgagaaagaaagaaagaaagaaacttGAGGAAGAGTTAGAGAAAAAGAAGCATACTTGGAGGTCCAAGAGAAGTGGGACATGGATCTCTTCCATTTTGGCAGCAAGAGATAAACAGGCAAGAGCAGTGAGCTGAGTCATCCATGGCTTGTCCCTCTGAAACGTTAGGCTTGTGACGAACCTGTCGAAGTAGTTGACTGCAAGTACAGTGGTCAAAGGAGTGAAGCCATAGAAGGAGCTAACTTTGGAAATCCAGGAGACGGCGTCGTTTCGTGGAGCCTCGAGAAAAGCATGAATGGTGTGAGTGTGTGTCTCTTtggagagaagagagaggatgTGGTCGTGTTCCCGATTGTCCATGAGAAGGCTGCTTTGGTGgttgtcatcatcatcatcgagAATGTTCTTCTCTTCTTCGCAGAGAAGGGCATCGAAGAAGGAGGAAGAATCAtcatcctcttcttcttcttcttcttcttcttgttcctcTTGTTGTGTGTGAGGCATGTTCATGTTCAAAGCAGATAAGGTGTTTGTGTTTGTTGCATTGTTTGTTGTTTGTTTCATGGCActactctttctctttctctgtTTCTGTGTCTCTGATTTTACATAATAATCAGAATTCAGAACGTTGCAAAGTGTGTTACTCTGCTTCTGCAAAGTAGAGAGAGTAGGGAGTGGATAGTGTccaaaccaaaaacaaaaacaaaaacaaaattatcgTATTTGTAATATGTATGcattctctttctctctttaattgttttgttttttgttttcactccctcctttttcttttctgtctctttctttttcccGCTGCTCCCTTCTCTCgcaaaaattattattattattattttattactatTTAACTAGTTGATCACATTTTTAATAATGCTCatttatttctaatatattTGACACAAATACTATGTAGTATATGTAGTTAtaatttaattacaatttaatgattgaatatataataatataaaatgttTTTATACTCATAGaatattaactttatttatttaggtattattaattattttatcctCTATTTACAAttactttttagtttttaccATACAAAAATATTTCAATTTACCTGATAAGTATTCTAACACACTATTGAATAAGAAAGTTAAGAAAGAAAACTTGTATTCTTTCAATACATTATTAATACATGAcaaatttctaaattttatattttctgtttaatttttatttataatatccTTATAAAGttgtcattattttttttttggttatctatgatattttttaatctaaCTGACTAAAGATTAATTCGTCAcagaattttatttaaagatttaTCCTTTATCGTTCGCCAATGAATTGCTGTATGCACAAAGTAAGATTCGAACTCCCCACACTTACTTAAACAGACTAATGAACTAACCATTAGACTAACCTAACTTGATTTATAAAGTGTCATTACGATACTTGTGAACAAGATCCaaagaattcaaaatttttttttgaaaaaaaaaagtagaaaacaaaataaagacGGTGTAGTTTATAttctaaattaattaaatagataaGAAAGCTTTAAAAAGAATTTTCTACCATCTTATCAAATGTTGTTAGAACTTAGAACACTTTTAATAAATGATAAATTCTTAAATGCTTCGtagtatatatttgcattttcttttatattattgCCAGAAccataacatttttttttttcttcacaaaGAATGTAGAAGTGCTCCTTTTTAAACAAAAtacaaacaaaaatatttaaaagtaatAATGTGGTAATGACAAGAGAAGGCAGTGATACTGGAAACTAGAAAGGATGTATTATGGGGAATCGTAAAGCGTTGACTATGACCACTCCAAAACGGAAGCTTCACCACTTCACCCTTCTCCTTCCTACTTGTCAAATAATTTAAACTAATAGGACAACTTCAAAAACTACGCCAAAAAATgtatacaattatttttttatatgataactATAAATAATGTAACCgataaaacaaaaaagctataaATTCTAAGAGGAATTAATTTCTTAGGCATAAGATTAATATATCTTTACCTAATATATATCttcgatttttgaaaaaaaaaaaaatcataacatAGTTCATCCTATAATTCATTCTTTGAATcacatttttattaataaattaaagaaaataaatattttaacaaattgacaatacttttatattgtgtttaagaagaataatgatgaaaattagttttattatgGTAGCAAAGTTGGTGTGTAACCAAAAAATTGTATGTTTTGGTATTTTACAAGTGTGTGGCaaaatgtaaaaataatttctttctAGTGAtcatttaaaaagaaaaaaacacaaattgtctgaatttactatttttttccCTTAACGTAACTCAAATAGCTCtcaccattttttttaaattaagatgGAGGAAAACCCCTCCAGAAGTTTCCTAAAAAATTGCAAATAATTTTAGTGTGACAAATTAGAAAATTAGGAAAAGGAAAATCGTTATCGATGGTTttggtttttaattatttaaaaaaaatagaagccACCCCTGCAATTTCacctttttttatttactttcatatttttgtaagataaaaaaattaattttataaaaaaaatcctccatataaataaaaaaattaaccgAGAAATGGTATCTTTTAACTCATATTTCtgatatttttttcaatatttaaaaaattattaaaaataataaatacatttaATATCTTATATGTATCTATAGTATTTAATAGTTTCTATATCTAATATGTTAACTGTATATTTCTTTTTTCCTcggaaaattttgaaaatatataatactTATCATCCCTTTTAACTCAAGCAATAAACTAATAGTGTATGAAgacttgaaaatttttaattagcaGAATGTAAACTAGATTTACTTAAGTCAATTTATATTagttaaaaagaaattaatttataattatgcatgatttgattcaataacttaaaaaattgattattaaACGTACATGTTATTTAAAAAGAAATGCAGTAACGGAGACCAGTCAACCCTTAATTGATATAGTAATAATCGTGAATGTACTTGCTGTAGGTAAAGAATTCATTATTCAAAATCAAGGCTTCACTGCCAAATCTTTTTCAGCTCCGTGCATCAGACACGAATCATTACTATTAAATATTGTTCGTTACTATTCACTCCACTCCACACATTCAGTATCACTAATTCtcatttatttaaattaattaattaaatcttCCACACAAATAAGTGgccaataaataaataattagtcaaaTCAATTTGAGTAACTTCTCAATTTtaagtaaatattaaaaatttgaatcctgtcttgtatatataataatttattattgaccatcaataaatttttaaatagagtATTTATCGAATTAAAAGATACTATTTGATACGAGCTCTGTGAGACAAACTAAGAAGTATCATATGTCAATTGATATAATTACGAGAACAACAATtaagagaataaaagaaaattttataaatatgacTAAATTATTCGTTCAAAAAATGTCAATTAATCTAATTACAAGAATaacaactaaaaaaataaaagtcaaacgttttattatttataaaatatattgaaaaCTCTTGTTAGTCAAGATGAATTAAATAAGTATcacttttttaatatttattttatgattattttggttagttattttatgtttattttattttatttgttttagaCCTAATTATGATTtgatctattttttttaataaatttataagtaaaaattttaaacttaagAGATATTAAAATTCTCTAAAAATGATGGTAATTAATAGAAATGGGAAGGTATATTATTAGGGTCTTGGAAGAAAAATGCATGGCATGCAAAGTGCCATAAACATATGTATATATGATGAGAAGAATGtgaacaaaaagaaacaaaggatGTATGTGGTTGGAAACGACACTCACACCACAACATAGAATGAATAATTAAGCAAAGAACTCATTATTctgtcttttatttttgttaatatttgtGGTCGTCTTGTCTCCGAGCGAGGAGGAGCATGCTGCATGCATACGCCGTACGTAGTCTTCCGACTTCCgctattatttatttattaaccATTCAGTTAGTTTTACAAAATTGTTCATCACATtagtttttatcttttgttaaGAGTCAACTTTTTTATAGaacaagatatatatatatatatagtatactTTGTGTATTTAGGTTTTCACATTCTAAATCgtttattctttttaattagaggaatgataaataatcaatattagagatataatatttgtattttttttatttgtttatattaTACAAAAAATCTAGAGTTcgattattaataaattttaaaaataaaaaattagcaaatctaaaaaagaaattgattaaaatgatatattaaagatataattattcatatattatattagttttatgacaaataaaattatcatttttagcacataattaattaatactcTAAACTCccaattaataaattttaaattttaaatttaataatataaaaataaaatattgactaagtattaattaatattaataaaaaatttgatctattaatatttctcttttaattattaGATAGACGGTAAGACTTAAATAAATTGGATCACATGTgacatatatattaattaattaaaaacatttaattTGCATGGTTCTGTACTATacatatattataataataataataatagtagaATTTGAAGCATTAATGCGCACTCTGTGGTAGCAGCTGCTACACAATTACTAAATGCTACTGGCAATCTCTTTGCgcctaatttaatttaatcaacCACATATTTGTCTATTGCAACCATGTTACTAAATTTACaactatatattatatacatttCGTACTGTGTTCCTTTAAAGCGACAGCTATCCTTCTTTACTTCTGCTACATACATGTACACAACATTAGTATTATTAGTATATACTCTATCATCAAATATACGAAGTTTAGTTTGCTACAGTATTATCATTAATGTGAAGAGGGAGCAACCATGATTGTGGTTATTACCTCGTATAACttcaatcatatatatatattctagcTACTTTACATTGTCTTCTCTATTTTTTGTTCGCTTCTTAGCATAGAACTACTTACTACGAACGTTCAAGCTGTTTTGTAACTTCATAATCATATCAAGTCTTGCGTATGTGAACAACTATATTTGTGATTGCcgcatatataatttttttttttaaagtctAGGATCCAACAACGATGAAGAACCGCTGCAAAATGTATCCGTTGCTAAATGTTGATTTGCAGCAATTATTTTATCTGTCAAGAAAAGTCGTTGCTAACGGTTTAGCCGTGCCTTATCTTAAAGTAGTTCACAAATTGTCACTATCTATTTTGTGGCGGTCAAAAATCGTCGTTATCTATTGGCATATTTGTAGTGGTAGTTATTTCACTTAGTAAATTAAACTTGTAATATTATTAGATAAAGATAGAAATTTGCATGCAGTTgtatttatgtaaaattaataactGAGAACTACTagataatttaatcaaatatatcaattatttaacgatttttaactattaatttcacataaaaaaataactacatGTAAAACTTTAGTTTGTAGCCAAGAAACTATAACTCAAAGGTCATAATCTCTTCATACTCATTTAAGATATCGTGAATTCGAATCTCCTTatctttagtaaaaaaaaaaaaaacttagttTGTAGATAAAACGTAAAGTTCACATATACCACTAATGAGAGAATATTTAACATAGTGTATGTATCGCTTTATATATTATGTACAAGCAATATTTATCACTATGTATTCGGCTTCTTGCCAATGGCAGAAACAATTAGGTCAATCTCATTTATATCTAGTGGACAACTAAAACATGATAGCACAATATCACATCATTGTCCTTTTGGTTTTACATGAATTGAGTGTGTCCTATGCCACATGCATCAGCAATTAATTTTCCCCATTTTAGCAACACACCAAGAAATTGCTTTAACACCCCCCCCCCctctctttttcttcctcaTTTTTTTTATGCTGTAGGGAATAATCTTTAAATAGTTTCTAAAGTAATTAATGGGATTACTATAATTTCAGTGTGCAATTGGCACGTATATTATCAAAGCATGGTATATGGTAATTATTCTCATGTTaacaattcaaattttttaagaattatttCAATGGATTTGAATGATATGAAATCTCATTTTCCCACACCAAATTATTAGTCTTATTTAGTTTCAGTAAACAAGAAAGCAGAAACAAGCAAAACACATTGTTTTGTACTATAATTAACGGTTTGATTGTTGTGGTGAACGATAAAGGATCTAAATTCTGAACTCTGAAGTGTGAgttttaattatggagtttatttattttgtgtcctaaaaatatatattaaatttataaattaaattttgttactaaaaatatttaaaagtttttattaataattaatttatcaagTACATATTAGTTAAATCCTTAATTATATTCCACCATTTACTGtctcttcttttttgtttgtgCACTTTCATGTCTCTGGCTGCAAGctaagagaaagagagagagcaGTGCAATCCAGCGAAATCCAACTTTAAAATAAAGGAAGGTAAAGGAGAGAGCACAATTCCGATGGTAaatgatattaattatttttaataaaaataaaaatataagatgaaaAAGATGTACACGAAGATGgtatattatttttctcttttaattccGTCCCTAGCTTTGCTTTTTATTGTGAACTGCGCAAATATGtggtctttttttattttaaatttgttggTTACTATTTTAATACTAACTCATTTACAAAAACTATGCTACTTTAATAAATCAATACTAAAAGGAACTGACCCTATTTGCTGAAAggttaaaaaagaaaaaaaaaagacgacAAACAAGAAATAACAGTTTGTGTTTTGTGTTTGGATGACCCTACTTAGAAAGTCAACCAATCTCAATCCAAGAGATTATTATGAATTCTTGTGCCATTTTAGTTTAGCATGAATCGAACTAGTTGCCTCTTGTGAACTTTCTATTAATATAAGATTGTTCACATATCACTTTATCTTAATAAATATAGATATTTTAAAAGGGAGAGTTAGGTAACACATATATTCATTCTAATTCTAATATAACTATATACGTgttgttaaaattattaaattaataaattttttttttatatttttaataatttttttaaaaacattctttaataataaaaagacgttattttaattttaataatattttttaaaataatatatttaccATAACATATTAGAATGACTCAGATTGAATTGACCTTGCTGTATGTACGTATGATACACTCCATTATGTTGGTCAGATTAGGGCATGCAAACATCTTTTGGACCATAACCCGTGATTGGTGATTCCTTCACATAAAAAAGGCAAATGGGAAAAAAGGGAGGAGTTAAGAATTCAGAGTTTATGGACCATTTTTGAGCCCTACAGATATAAAAAACGTTCAGTACAAGCATGGCCGATTTAATTTTGACTTTTCTTTTTTGTCTTCGATTTT
The genomic region above belongs to Arachis stenosperma cultivar V10309 chromosome 5, arast.V10309.gnm1.PFL2, whole genome shotgun sequence and contains:
- the LOC130982324 gene encoding cyclin-D3-2-like, which encodes MKQTTNNATNTNTLSALNMNMPHTQQEEQEEEEEEEEDDDSSSFFDALLCEEEKNILDDDDDNHQSSLLMDNREHDHILSLLSKETHTHTIHAFLEAPRNDAVSWISKVSSFYGFTPLTTVLAVNYFDRFVTSLTFQRDKPWMTQLTALACLSLAAKMEEIHVPLLLDLQVEEPKFLFEAKTVQRMELLVLSTLQWRMNPVTPISFFEHIVRRIGLHWEFLWRCQRVLLSVIPNSRFMGYLPSTLAAATMIHVIKEIEPINAMEYINQLMGLLKTSEEQVNECYKHIVKQLVLNHEGIYNVCQKRKRISEPSSPGGVIDASFSCDSSNDSWTAASLISPSLSMEPMFKRSRAPDQQMRFATVNRVSINVIDSPP